DNA sequence from the Oryza brachyantha chromosome 5, ObraRS2, whole genome shotgun sequence genome:
TATGtcttttttgactttttttttaacaaaatcaaAGAATCTGGATTGCACTCAAACGGTGCCCAAACTCAGAGAatccatatttttaacaatattTAATACCTAAATTTTAAGAATCAATACTCTCACTGTTCCAAACTATAAGACATACCCACCTTATATACAAAGATCAAGAAacatttaatcatatatttactTAGTACAAACGTCGATGCATGCTATATATTTTGGCTttagtttattgttttattaatgtatctaacaatataattaatgtgtgccttattttttaacataggAGTAAAGTGGTGGTGTCTTATGTTTTAAAACGAATGgagtattttaatagaatataataaaattaaatagttataaagtTTCATACGTAAACATGTATATTATTACCTATTAGCAACTATTACATTTAAAGCTTCTACAAGCATGTTACATCATATACTCCTCCGTCTCAAAGTTATAATAACTTTcagcatataaaatttatcccaaaatataaccacTTATGCAACCATATCCTTTTTCAActaattataataattaattatctgctttcttttataaatcACTCGAATCCTTCCTCCATTTAAATTCACGAATTTTCTTGATACTCGTTTAGGTctaaaaatctttatattacGAGATAAATGGATTATATTATAGAGCTTAATGCATGTCAAATCATCATCGCCTACATCATCTTTCATAATATTTCTGACATATATTTATCCACCATTTCAACCATGTTTTAAAGAACACTCATGTATATATTCTGTGACAAAACACCAATCACTCATAGTAACCGAAAGATCAAGTTATATTGGGAGGGAGCacgttgtttttctttttctaaacttGCATCAACTGCCTAATTGACCATCATCTGATGCTCCTGGGACTATCCATCTCCTCCAAATAGAGCTTGAGTGAAAGTGGTGGGTCCCTATATCAAGGGCCCAACTATAAGGCCTTGTCGAAATTCGTAAACTCTAATTCGTTGGTTTCACGTGCATCTTTGCTTAACTATTAAATAtggtatattttctaaaaatatataaaaaaataaatcgatGCAAGATATATacgatgctaataaatctgaaCATTAGTGCTTAAAGATAATTCCAACGCATTTAAGGGGGCAGTTAAATTTCGACCTTAAAAGCTGGCAATTAGCGTTACTGATACAGCAAACAGAATGGACAAAACTAACGTGCCAGCAAAGTTGTTCCCGGACACGGACCCTCGTGATTCGTGAATGAACGGTTCTGCTTAAtcgcaaaggaaaaaaaaaaagtaaacaaacGAACTGTTCTGATCTTCTGCTCCAGCGAGCTACAGAACTGAATGAACTGTTCTCAATGAGCTACTCTCTTTTCGGTTGTTCTGTCGAGTATTTgaccatctattttatttaaaaaaattttaaaaaattagtcacacataaaatattattcatgttttatcttctaatataataaaattattaatcatatttttttaataagactgagttaaacattatataaaactaaaaagttaatttgttttaagaCGGATAGAGTACATTGGTATTCATGACGAAAAGCTTGCCTTTGCAAGTGAGGTCTCCTAGCTACTCGAGTACCTTTCTTTTTCATGTCTGATAGGAAAACATGACTAATTAATCAGTGAGTTAACTTTTCAGTCCAGAGAATTATCATCGATTCATCGTCAGACACCACTGCCTTTTGGCTTTCAGAGTTTTCAGTACTGCGGGAGTTCACTAGGGCGGTGATCAGCCGAGCGTCATTTTGCTCCCTTCTGGAAACGTCTATTGGCTGCTTATCCTATTGCCTTATCAtggagctcgatcgatcgactgaTTGAGGTCCCCGGCGACACCTCGTCGTGGGGGGCAATCCTGACTACGACGCCCGGCGATGGGGGTGTCGCTTGCGAGCAAGACCTTCTGAAGAATATGTTAAAGAATGCACTTCAGTAATCAGTTTTTCAGGAGAACTCTGCactgcttaattaatcatctgATATGACCcttaattatataagtttatgaATAATGGTATTAGTGAAGTAACCAGCTAGGATTGtttgttggttggttggttgatgcCTTGGACGATCTTAATCACCTTGGGTTAGTACGATTCCATTCCCAGATGGCGACTGATCGTCAGCAAACTGGCTTCTGCATTTTCCCCCTCCGTTTTCCTCTTCTCCTGTTGTTTATTTAAAGGCGCGCGATCTCCTCCTGTTCAGATCTGCTGCTCAGATACCGCAGCTCAACTCGGCAATACTGCATATAAGTAGCTTTGCGAGATGCTTTCTACAAGGTTAATTTCTGCATTTCGTCCGCCACTAGCTTTCACCATCTGCTCAATTGTGATCAGATAGCAATCAGAAGCGGCGTGCTCGGCTTGGCCAGAGGCAGGCGAACTGGTGCCGAGTCACCTTCCCGATCCAATCGAGCTGATGTGTCCGCTTGTACTAGCTGCTCAGCCAACAACGACAAGGCACTCGTCTTTTGCTTACAtttatataccaaaatttaaaaatttagtattaaattttcagttgattttaggatttttacatcgtagtttaatttttatctcgctaagaacatgtacataatatttttattaatatttttatttataaatatattatttggcgCTTTTTTAATGTGTCAAAAATGACCCTGCAAGTTGGTCGTGCGTGAAACGTAAGTGATGATGTGTATCGTGATTATTTAGCCAACAACATGTCCCGTGTCACTGACTCTTCTTGGTTGGTCGGTAGCTTAAGCTCGGTGAACCTGAGTATTTCTCCGTATCTATTTGAATGTCACCGTGAGAAGGCAGTTGGAAGTTGGAGCTTCTCAACCTCTTCGGCGCTGATCAGCATTCCAATGCACGGTCATACTAAATTCTATGCACTGAAAATTTAAACAGGTTTCGGTGGATTTGCAGTGCTTAACTCCATGCACCCAACCCAACCATGTAAAGTGGTTTACTGGAGCTTCACCGGATGATGCGTGAACCGTTTCTCTCCCCGTTTGCGAAACATCTtcgtgctctctctctctctctcttgtttgGAAGAAACAAGGAGGAGAGGACGTACTGCGAGCCCGCGATCTGGCACTGACAACGGAGTAGAGTAAATATAGGGATTATTTAGacggggctaaactttttagccttatgtcatatcagatgtttggatactaatttaaagtattaaatacaaactaataaaaaaactaatttcataaatgagtgttAATCTGcgagattatttttttaagcctaattaattcataattagatcATGTTTACTATAACGtcatataggctaatcatgaattaattaggctcaatagattcgtctcatgaattAGTCGAAGATTatagatatgttttattaataatctatgtttaatatgtataataagcatctaaatatttgatgggaCAAAGCCTAAAAATAAGTCTCTTTGTCCTGAACGCCACCATATATGAAacagggaggagaggacgTACTGCGAGCCTAAAGACCAAGGGCAGGCAGAGAGGGAGGCGTACAGATTAGCTGATGTCATGCATGACTTGTGCGAGGAATCTCTCGATCGAGATGGATGGCTCGTTCTTTTGTTTGGACTCGATACGGCCTGATGACAAGTGACAAACTGACAACCACGCTACCCCGCGGGTTAACCAGCTGTGCGGCCACGAATCAACGGCCGGGTACGGCGTGCAGCTGAGCTGTGCGTGCGGCCGGGGACGAACCAACCCTCTCGTTGGGCCTCCGGTCAAGGCCTCCCGCCTGCCTCGCAGTGGATTTTTCGTGCTCCCCACCGCGCGGcccgtctccctcctcctctcggtTGATCGGCTCCGCGGCTCGCGCGATGCGCCCGGGTGAACacagcccgcgccgccgatACTACTCCACGCGTGGACCGCGGTGCGCGTGATGCggggaaaaaaaagtgtaTTTCACGTCCTTTATTATCTTCCTCCATTCTGTATTATAAAACTTGTTAAGATATGgttagattcatctatggatcaatatatatatatttttgatatattatgtaaatttattagcatacatatgagtcaaggcaaaaaaaatggtataatatagaacaaaaataatagtgTTTTAGGGTGAGTTCGGTTTCCGTCTTGTGAGCACAAAACCAGTTACAACGTATCCCTGGTCTCTTAAAACCACTTAAGTGAGGTAAGATCGGTTACCTGGCTGATTTAAGATGGTCACCATCTCACCTGACACTAGAAGCAacattaaaaagataaaaataaaacacgcAGAATCCATATGCAAGTAAAAAGGATAAAAGTATATTGTGACCTACGTGtcgtgagagaggagggaagaaTGAGGTTGATGGTGTGGGACCATTAACATGTGAGGTTTTACtatgttttcatttttgtttaacTTACAAGATGAATCttgtatgttttatttatatttatatttacttgTAGTGTCACGTTTCACGAGAAACAAGTTAACTAGTCACGTATACGTTACGTCAGCCTTAATACTGCCTTATAACCTTATTTGCACTAATTTTAAAAGATGAATATACTTCGTAACTGATTTTACGACTGAGAAACGAAATTCGAGCTCGCCCTGCAACTGAAGGACGTAAAATACACTATTTTCCGCGTGATGCGAAATCTCCGGTGTTGCGCGAAAGGGCATGCGGTCCGCTCGCCGGCTCGCGCATGCAGTCCGAGCCCACTGTCCACTGCGGCGGCCCAGCGAACGACTATAGCACCGTTCGCAAGTGACAATCAACTTAAACTTCTTCATCATTTTTCGTGTGCACGTTTACCGAACTATTATAtgggatatttttttcaaaaaaattatacgaaagttatttaaaaaattcaaattaaactatttttcaagtttgcaaaaattaatactcaattaattatatacatggTTTTGCTCGTTTTACGTGTTTTGATTTGACTAATGACTAGTATCACCTTGCGAATGGTGCCTATATTATTATTAGCTGGGCCTCTGCGGACCGAAGAGCGGAGATTCCGCAAAGACAGCGGTCTCTCCCCGCGgagccgacggcggcgcagcatGGCGTGCGAGTTTGCAACCAGTTGCTAGCACAGATGCACACTGCACTCGTCCCGGCAGATTGGAGGATGGTTGAGGGGGCAACGTTGCCGCATCGCTCCACGGCGCAATCAGCTTGCGCACCTAATACGTCCGGGCTTGCCTCCGTCTCCGTGCGTGCGTTCACTCAGATAGCAGTTTAGTTCAACAGTGGAGCCAACtggtatcatttattttttattttttctcaatacatatatttatagttttctttttagagaagggtatttttacccGGCCTCTATATCCACTCAGATATAtgcagtaattttttttatttcagaaacTTCGAGAACCTAGCCCAAGTAGAAGATCTAGCCCCTCAAATACctaatctgaaattcatgctcTTATGGAGATTTAAACCCATGACCTACCTTGTGTGCTACTCAGATCGTTGTATAAGATcgctattgtacttgctcaTGGATGTGTTAGAGTTGTAGAAGGGCAGGCGGCATGCATGCGCCGGCAGTTGGGAACCAACAGGAGGGAACACAAGACACCACGACGAAATGGTAAAggccacaaaaaaaataatttttgaatatagttttcatatacttgcaacttaaattttgaatctttCACTTCCAAATATTGAAACttttaagtcaaattttaaaactatcaATTCCTAATTTAAAACTtccaaatcaaattaaaaacttttgattcaaaatatgaaaaattcaactcaactattttttattatcaatcGTAGACCTGACATTCGACCATGACATTATGTCGCGGTGTTTTCTCCGTTTTGGCTTTACTTTTCACTCAATTGgctgagaaaaaataaaaaagaagtactccctctggtaaaaaaatatttgacattagGACAAGATTTGACCCAGCTTATAAAATTCCGACAAACAATTTTGTGtcgtaataaatttataaaatctaatgagtttatgatattataataatatatttcgaGGACAATCCTATGCGTATCATTTCTCTTCTCCATCATGCTAGCAGCATAGGAGTCTACCCGGCTTCAGCGGCTTCGTGTATTTAAACTGAAGATTAAGAAATTATCAACCATCAGAATTGTAGaagtttaaccaaatttattctaaatagtaaatatttttatcgaagGAAGTACGTAGAAAGAAAGGCACACAATATATATGCTATCCTACCAAATCCGAAAGGAGTCATGCAGACTTGTTTCCACCCCACGCACATAACAtgaagaattttttattttttaaatatttttaataaataatttattactaaaccttgtatttttattatataaaccttttggtcatATCAGCACCATTGGAGTGACAAGCTTGCCACAACAACCAGTTTGTATGACAGCGTTAGCTTATCAGGCCATCAATATTGGCATGGTCAAAAGGTAATATTTTCCTTcaatatagtaataaaatctattatatatataatgtaacaGAAAAAGGAACAATCACGTTCACTCTCACAGGATAGAAAATCTCacattaatcgaagaaaaataacagaaaaaagataacaaagaaaatatgtttctataaaaaaaaggaaaagagcgTGCCTTTGAATCGGACAAAGCAAATAAAAGAGGtttctataagaaaaaaaataatagaacatGTCTTTTTGGAATAAGATGGAATCGGACACGAAaataataagagaaaaaaaagaaaaatcatgttttctgTGAAATCGGACAAGGAAATTTGGTTGCAACCATGTGAGACAGAAACAATAGAAATCATGCATAATCCAATCACAATCATACTCATATATGGCTATAGCACCCATGATGGTAACTGATTTATTGGTTTTCTCGGTCGTACACGAAAATCATGCATACCTagcaaaacacaaataaacGAAATAATCACAGATCTTTTGACACCACAAAGTAGCACATTAGATACCTTCTCACCGCAATCCGCTTCTTCAACAAACTAGCACAACAGCTTAAAAAAACTAGCACAACAGAAAAGTTGGATATCTTCTGGCCAAAATCTGCTTCATCAATAAATTAGCATGTTGGAAGCTTCTCATTGACTAcaaaatctcatattaatcgAAAAAATAGAACCCTATTAGAAATACAagtttagaattaaaaataaataaaagtaaaaaagagtTCATgtgtaattataatttataacaaattcaaaattcggactaaaatttaaaaaataattaatattaagtGAAGAGATCATCCATAAGTGCAATTTGGAAACATCTAACattctaattaaaaataagtaaaactaGAAGAAAGAATTGATGTGTCAATATAAATCCAATTTAGAAGTatgtaaatttgaattaaaaataaatattacatataaaCGAGTTTATATAGAGGTACTGTTtagaatacaaatataattacaaattgaaaattgaaaaataaaaaagcaaaatgagGTTCCCGGTAGAAATACAATTAGAAAActctgaaattcaaataaaaaagtaagaCAGTCAATATTAGAAGTAGAATACATGtatcatataatttataacgaTGCTGCGGACCACCATActagttatttattaaagaagttttaaaaataaaaaaatctaacaagAACCCCGCGCATAACGCTTTGGGAGTTCTCGGTGATGGAAAGAGGTGCTGTTGAACttctttttctcaaaaaagaaaaaaaaagttaacttCATCTCCTTTTGCGTGTAGATCAAAATAGTTTATCCATTTATGGCTGACGTATTTTGACTCTTCCGATATGATGGGATTCCAATTTGAGCACAAATCTAAGGTAACCTGCAAATGTGGCCATGAACAAGAAAATGAGTTTCGCATGTTTAAACAGTTGTATCACCATGAAGAAGTTACCATATCACAGGAAGGAAATGTAACCACTCTGAACCAGCGGATTATATTAGAAGTGTACACTGAATACCCCTACCTCATTGCCCTATCTGCACATAATACAGACACTTACCAAACCagctctgatttttttttctccttatcTGAATACGATTATACACACGCCAGCCTAACCAGCTAACAAGAATTGTTGCCTAATTGGCAACTGAGTAACAGAACCCAAGTTAGATATTTTCTTGTGATACTCTCGTGATTACTGACACAATTGGTGATCCAATGGATTTAAACACGAACGTCCCAATACTTATCCTTTATCCAGCACATCAGCAActgatttttatctttaagGCTGATGAACTGGATAAGTTTGATCGGCCCACGTATGTAAATATCTTGAGTTCTGGACCGGTATGTATGCTCGAAATGCATTTTGTGTGCAATACTTCGCATCAGCATCAGGAGCATCAAATGGTACGGCTCGATCTCAAGCCGTCCGGTAGGAACCAGGAACTGAAAAATCTTCAGATCCAGTACGTCAGACACCGTGAAAAAGCTGCCACGTGCGAGGATTATCCCGGCCATCCTTGGTATGATGTGCCCTGCATTTACTGAAGAATTTGCCGCCTCTTGCTGGTCTCTTCAAGACATGAGCTCCGTTTTGACAATGTGACATGATGCATTGTGTGATCTTTGCGGCCATGCAGCCTAACACGTTCCTTGATCTGATTTCTGACGGCCAACACGTAGTAAAAACGAAGTTTATGATCACAGCTTGGCCGGCGTCTGTACCTCGTGGCCTGAAGGGGGCCAGCGGTTGTGCTTGAGCAGCATGAGCCTTCTCTCTGACGCATCTGAATTTCTCGGCCATGAACTGCACGAGCGTCTACAGGTTAGTAGCACACGCTGCACCTTGCTGAACCGGAAACCTGGCTTGATCTCTGACGAAAGCAGGGCCGgtcctaagagcaagtttaatagtatagccgactactagctccaaatcatctatagtcaatctaatagtcaattcatacaatattatctacaaaacatatgcTACCTCCAAACTTTTTTATGATGTTATACATTAgcacatggagggagtactacacaattaataaCTGACCCTatctgtcatacacacatattTTGTATGATGTCATACATTAgcacatggagggagtactacacAATCAATAACTGATTTTatctgtcatacacacattctGTCTTGGAGTCTGTGATGCAACTtgctataaatctatacatagcctcttttttctcctctcttattatcttaaaatatgtttatagctggtttaCTCTAAGGGCGGGGCAGAGGGGCGGCCTCACCGAGCCCCAAAATTTTGGGCCCCCTGCCTAGGATTAGCGATGATGGGTCCATGACGATTGCCATAACTTattcatttatgtttttagttttataattttgtatgtaTGAGTTCAACGCCACTATATTACAATTCTTTATGACTGGAAAGAAAATTCAGATACGATTGCTATTGCTCATCGTCAATGTTTTTGCATTtagaaatattagaaaaaaattttgaaggcTCTGCCAATATTGCtagttttcttatataaatattgatttttgatACCCTTTAAATATTAATCGGTAACATTAGGTATATAAGATTATTACTGTACGTTATATTTAGGGCCCGTTTTTAGTTTCGCCATGGCCACCAAAATCTTAGGACCGGACCTGGACGAAAGATACAGCGGCCAGCAGCTGCTTCCAATTGACGACGGCTGAATTGCAGTTTGGAGCACGTATACGTTTAATGCTGTCCTGAGCCTCCTGGGATTAATTGCAGAGAGGATCAGGAAAAGTTGCATCTTTTCTTCGTTGCCAACCCTGGCCGGCCATTTCTGTTAGGTCAGGTGCCTGTCGCAGAGCCACAGTGTCACGTACTTCTTGGTCCGAACAGCAGAGCTAGCACTATATAAGCTGCGTGCCATGAGCCATAATGGCCAACAAGAAACTACACATAAGCATATTGCTCGGAGCCACaggcatcgccgtcgccgtcgccgtcgccgtcgtctcctgCATTTATCGCCGCACCGGCGGGCCACCGAGATCTCGCATAAGTAGCGGGGTATCTCGTTCGCAAGGCAAGCAAGGAGGCAGAGAGGAAAAATCCTCCTCGATCCACGCCAGCTATGCCTTCTCCTTCCTCAGCCCATTGGCTGAGCTTGGTCGGATGCGTCTGGCTCCAGACGATCAACGGCCCGAACGCCGACTTCCCCGTCTACTCGTCGCAGCTCAAGGAGGTGAAGGGCATCTCCCAGGTGCAGCTCAACTTCCTCGCCTTCGCCTCCGACGCCGGGAAGCTCTTCGGCTGGTTCGCCGGGGTTGCCGCTCTGTACCTGCCTCTGCGGCTCGTTGCCGTCGTCGGCGCGTCCTTTGGCCTCATCGGGTATGGCGTCCAGTTCCTCTTCTTGGAGAGGTCCGGACTCGAGTACTGGCACCTGTTCCTGCTCACCTCCCTCGCCGGCAACGGCATCTGCTGGATCAACACCGTCTGCTACCTCCTCTGCATCAAGAACTTCCCGTCGGACAGCCGCGTCGTGGTGAGCCTCGCCACGAGCTACCTCGGGCTGAGCGCCAAGTTCTACACCACCATGGCAGAGAAGATGCCGCGGGGCGCCACGGCGAGGTACTCCAAGGAGAAGGTATACCTCCTCCTCAATGCCGTCGTGCCGATGCTCGTCACCCTGGTGACGGCGCCGTCCCTCCGGGTGGTCGAGCTCACGAGCCACCGGCGGACCGACCCGGCGTTCCTCGCCATGTTCGCGGTCACCCTGGCCACAGGAGCCTGCGCCGTCGTGGGCAGCATCGGCTCCAAGTCCATCGGGCTCTCGACCAGCGAGCACATGATCAGCCTCTACATCCTGCTCGCCCTGCCGATACTGATCCCGGCGGCGCTCAAGGTGCGGGAGAGCATGGACAAGCTACGGGAGGCAAAGCGGGAGAACCGAGTGCACGACCTCGCCACCACCGTCGTGCCGGAGACGGCCGTGTCGGTGTTCGAGGTGGCCGAGGCGGAGAACAAGGAGGAGGACGCCGGAGAGAGCGGCTACCACGACGAGGTCGGCGGCGTccggctgctgcggcggctcgACTTCTGGCTCTACTTCTTGAGCTACATGTTCAGTGGCACGCTTGGTCTGGTCTTCCTCAACAACCTGGGGCAGATCGCCGAGTCCCGTGGGCTCAGCGACCCGTCCACTCTCGTCTCCCTGTCGTCTTCGTTTGGATTCTTCGGCCGCCTCCTTCCCGCCTTCCTGGACTACTACACCGCAAAGTAAGCAAGCtctgcacgcatgcatgcgccGCCACTCTACCTGTTCGCCCGATCAAAATCACTCGTGTCGTGCGACTGACAGCTTGCTGTTTAAATACTATTGGAACCTTTGTTTATATGATTCGGGTTTGACTTGAGCAGGAGCGGCTACTCGCTGTCAAGGACGGCGTCCATGGCGTCGCTGATGGCGCCGATGGCCGGCGCATTCTTCCTGCTGCTGGACCCGAGGGACATGTTCCTGTACACCAGCACGGCGGTGGTAGGCACCTGCACGGGGGCCATCACCTCGGTGGCGGTGTCGGCGACGAGCGAGCTGTTCGGGAGGAAGAACTTCGGGGTGAACCACAACGTGGTGGTCGCCAACATCCCCGTCGGCTCGCTCTGCTTCGGCTAcctcgccgccttcctctACCAGAaggaggcgcgcggcggcaaCCGCTGCCTCGGCGCCGCCTGCTACCGCGACACCTTCCTCGTCTGGGGCTCCACGTGCGCCGTCGGAACGGCGCTGTGCACCGTGCTGTACACGCGGTCGCGCGGCTTCGCCGGGAGGCTGCCTAGCTCCGGCGAGGTCGACGCCGAGCGCTCGGGAGGGGCCAGCAACTAACTTAATTAGGTGACCAGAAGCTTCTGCCATAGAAGCTTAATAAACTAGGTGCCACGTAATTAAGTGGAGAAAAAAGTTTACAGCTAGTGATGAGTAGcattttcttatcttttttttttcctcagggaaaatattttgtttcattagTTTCTTTTCCTATACTTTCTTGAGTGATCCCTTCATG
Encoded proteins:
- the LOC102721083 gene encoding protein NUCLEAR FUSION DEFECTIVE 4-like; this encodes MPSPSSAHWLSLVGCVWLQTINGPNADFPVYSSQLKEVKGISQVQLNFLAFASDAGKLFGWFAGVAALYLPLRLVAVVGASFGLIGYGVQFLFLERSGLEYWHLFLLTSLAGNGICWINTVCYLLCIKNFPSDSRVVVSLATSYLGLSAKFYTTMAEKMPRGATARYSKEKVYLLLNAVVPMLVTLVTAPSLRVVELTSHRRTDPAFLAMFAVTLATGACAVVGSIGSKSIGLSTSEHMISLYILLALPILIPAALKVRESMDKLREAKRENRVHDLATTVVPETAVSVFEVAEAENKEEDAGESGYHDEVGGVRLLRRLDFWLYFLSYMFSGTLGLVFLNNLGQIAESRGLSDPSTLVSLSSSFGFFGRLLPAFLDYYTAKSGYSLSRTASMASLMAPMAGAFFLLLDPRDMFLYTSTAVVGTCTGAITSVAVSATSELFGRKNFGVNHNVVVANIPVGSLCFGYLAAFLYQKEARGGNRCLGAACYRDTFLVWGSTCAVGTALCTVLYTRSRGFAGRLPSSGEVDAERSGGASN